The following coding sequences are from one Dermacentor silvarum isolate Dsil-2018 chromosome 4, BIME_Dsil_1.4, whole genome shotgun sequence window:
- the LOC119450419 gene encoding LOW QUALITY PROTEIN: uncharacterized protein LOC119450419 (The sequence of the model RefSeq protein was modified relative to this genomic sequence to represent the inferred CDS: deleted 1 base in 1 codon), whose translation MMMRSLTIFPAASLLVLWAMIETGLCNNVMPCPAHCSGSIGIFMPDGSLQTLNKEKGGVLIRIRSDLRKASWNGTLVIVKLGDQKVKVPASLKFSLSLVVKKYPDLLAVLIEMIKGEAKSQKIKRTAPPSSKLVVKTTTTTKRTKRPTTKRSATTKRTVRTATTTKKLRATTKRTVRTTTTTKKRRATTKRTIKTTTTKKTKRDTPKVVKKPTSTNKPGRVIHVPAMNMPNPGDRSNSITAGIGVDTKVLIMLGYMMSQPNYFAVIYPMLLQLGITFPSLTGPIYQVTWGQSVVQLPRPFVVSYAFTVDNMSFNLPKDAKGLAIYLSHHMDQFSAVAVFLRQLGASFPVDGMGRITGFSIFNIMYHFQSAITTTISIENRRFGLPKDINSILAAVKNNPSAFFKIQMLLEAFGVKFVKKGAGFTQALYRNATYNVNTVRGVTITIEKKKYDIPADLETIFKKAEGFSVGALIAALQEKGVPIEVDEKTGVIVGIIINKVKIPFPVSIDLRFKLDDKVYVIPRDLGKLVTVLEKKGMPSKILFILYTRYGVIPVRDSNGIVIAISFNGKQVKVKAEPMTTVVIRGQKFLLPRDTTKMVELVHSKQKDKKMGFDFLKALKVAGFMLINDDDGAMRSIQKGAQIIKLGMEIRIMVTYGTTAYHVPKDLMRLVKDIRSSGPNEVRKVIEQLKAFDVEVKKEGSRVSILFNSVRYEVDLKSGSVKG comes from the exons ATGATGATGCGTTCGCTCACCATTTTTCCGGCGGCCTCGTTGCTAGTGCTGTGGGCAATGATTGAGACAGGCCTATGCAACAACGTGATGCCCTGCCCTGCGCACTGTTCGGGCAGCATCGGTATCTTTATGCCAGACGGATCGCTCCAGACTTTGAATAAAGAGAAGGGGGGTGTCCTGATCCGCATAAGGAGTGATCTTCGTAAGGCTTCCTGGAATGGAACTCTTGTGATAGTGAAGCTCGGCGACCAAAAGGTGAAGGTGCCGGCATCCTTGAAGTTCTCGCTCAGTCTCGTTGTGAAAAAGTACCCAGATTTGCTGGCGGTGCTGATCGAAATGATCAAGGGTGAAGCCAAGAGCCAGAAAATCAAAAGGACCGCGCCACCGTCTAGTAAGCTTGTCGTTaagaccacgacgacgacgaagagaacgaagaggcCCACGACGAAGCGCAGCGCAACGACTAAACGAACAGTTAGAACCGCCACTACCACAAAAAAGCTCAGAGCAACGACTAAACGAACAGTTAGAACCACCACTACCACAAAAAAGCGCAGAGCAACGACTAAACGAACAATTAAAACCACCACTACGAAGAAGACTAAGAGGGACACTCCGAAGGTGGTCAAGAAGCCAACAAGCACGAACAAACCCGGCCGCGTGATTCATGTTCCGGCTATGAACATGCCCAACCCAGGCGACCGCAGTAATTCAATCACAGCTGGAATTGGTGTCGACACCAAGGTGCTCATCATGCTTGGATATATGATGAGCCAGCCCAACTACTTCGCCGTCATTTACCCCATGCTGCTGCAACTCGGCATAACGTTCCCCAGCCTCACTGGGCCAATCTACCAGGTCACTTGGGGTCAGAGTGTTGTACAACTTCCCAGGCCATTTGTGGTAAGCTACGCCTTTACAGTCGACAATATGTCCTTTAACCTACCGAAAGATGCGAAGGGGCTTGCCATTTACCTTTCCCACCACATGGATCAGTTCAGTGCGGTAGCGGTGTTTCTTCGCCAGCTTGGAGCGTCCTTCCCCGTTGACGGCATGGGAAGGATTACCGGCTTCAGTATATTCAACATCATGTACCACTTTCAGAGTGCCATAACCACAACCATCTCCATTGAGAACAGGAGGTTTGGCTTACCGAAAGACATAAACTCGATTCTGGCAGCTGTCAAGAACAATCCCAGTGCGTTCTTCAAAATCCAGATGTTGTTAGAAGCGTTCGGCGTGAAATTCGTCAAGAAAGGAGCGGGCTTCACCCAGGCGCTTTACCGTAATGCAACATACAACgtgaacacagtgcgcggtgtGACCATCACGATTGAAAAGAAGAAATATGACATTCCAGCTGACCTCGAGACCATATTCAAGAAGGCGGAGGGCTTCAGTGTGGGTGCACTGATCGCGGCTTTGCAGGAAAAGGGCGTCCCTATTGAAGTTGATGaaaaaactggtgtcatcgttgGCATCATCATCAACAAAGTCAAAATTCCGTTCCCGGTTTCCATCGACCTGCGTTTCAAGCTGGATGACAAAGTTTACGTTATACCCCGCGACCTTGGCAAGCTAGTCACTGTTCTCGAAAAGAAAGGCATGCCTAGCAAGATCCTGTTCATTTTGTACACCCGCTACGGAGTCATCCCGGTGCGTGATTCCAATGGTATTGTCATCGCAATCTCGTTCAACGGGAAACAGGTCAAGGTCAAGGCGGAGCCGATGACCACTGTTGTGATTCGAGGTCAGAAGTTCTTGCTACCGAGGGACACTACAAAAATGGTTGAATTGGTGCATTCCAagcaaaaagataaaaaaatggGCTTCGATTTTCTGAAGGCGCTAAAAGTGGCTGGCTTCATGCTCATCAACGATGACGACGGCGCGATGCGCTCAATCCAGAAGGGGGCCCAGATAATCAAGCTCGGCATGGAAATACGTATAATGGTGACTTACGGCACAACCGCTTACCACGTGCCCAAAGATTTGATGCGACTCGTGAAAGACATACGCAGCTCAGGACCGAAC GAAGTCAGAAAGGTTATAGAACAACTCAAAGCTTTCGACGTAGAAGTCAAAAAGGAAGGCAGCAGGGTATCCATACTATTTAACAGCGTCAGATACGAGGTAGACCTGAAGTCTGGCAGCGTCAAGGGATAG